One segment of Alistipes finegoldii DSM 17242 DNA contains the following:
- a CDS encoding DUF5689 domain-containing protein, whose amino-acid sequence MNKVSKLFLIAAAGLFFVGCYNDYRNPKAAKIYTRADFEKEGLEYISIKDLKAQFKAENPGMNDGTVASWTVDEPIFTSGKVISTDRYGNVYKSVYLYDAESESAIELKLNTGNYLFHPAGQIVFVKLQGLVLGNYRGMTSIGTTSSNASYSNDNIESKIMQDEHIFSGEQQQMLKSDTLVVTKDNYKTAISDAALGRLVRFEGLESKFGTAPWGYKNTFPNYFANSTSYDVNSPGWSDINEWATWATKRRLEGANAETYFYGSAWFTYDAAATGSGTNAAPGNYVVRTSGYSQFRDNKIPEDGWVVNLTAIYTKFTNGSGNYGTYQLTLNTDRDVTVVEK is encoded by the coding sequence ATGAACAAAGTATCTAAACTGTTTCTGATCGCCGCGGCAGGGCTGTTCTTCGTTGGCTGTTACAACGATTACAGGAACCCGAAGGCGGCCAAGATATATACCCGCGCCGATTTCGAGAAAGAGGGGCTGGAATATATATCGATCAAGGACCTGAAGGCGCAGTTCAAAGCCGAGAATCCCGGCATGAACGACGGGACGGTCGCTTCGTGGACGGTGGATGAGCCGATTTTCACCTCCGGCAAGGTCATCTCCACCGACCGTTACGGCAATGTCTATAAATCGGTCTACCTCTACGATGCGGAGTCCGAATCGGCGATCGAGCTTAAGCTCAATACGGGCAACTACCTTTTCCACCCCGCAGGACAGATCGTTTTCGTCAAACTGCAGGGGCTGGTGCTCGGCAACTACCGCGGTATGACCAGCATCGGTACGACCTCCTCCAACGCCAGCTATTCGAATGACAACATCGAGAGCAAGATCATGCAGGACGAGCACATTTTCTCCGGCGAACAGCAGCAGATGCTGAAGTCGGATACGCTGGTGGTTACCAAGGATAACTACAAGACGGCGATTTCGGATGCCGCTCTGGGCCGTCTGGTGCGTTTCGAAGGGCTGGAAAGCAAGTTCGGCACGGCGCCGTGGGGCTACAAGAATACCTTCCCCAACTATTTTGCGAATTCGACGTCGTACGACGTGAACTCTCCCGGCTGGTCGGACATCAACGAGTGGGCGACTTGGGCTACGAAACGCAGGCTGGAAGGCGCTAACGCGGAGACCTATTTCTACGGCTCGGCATGGTTTACCTACGACGCGGCGGCGACCGGCTCCGGTACCAATGCGGCTCCGGGCAACTACGTGGTGCGTACGAGCGGTTACAGCCAGTTCCGCGACAACAAGATTCCCGAAGACGGCTGGGTGGTGAACCTTACGGCGATCTACACCAAGTTCACGAACGGTTCGGGTAATTATGGGACCTATCAGCTGACGCTGAATACGGACAGGGACGTTACCGTCGTCGAGAAGTAG
- a CDS encoding LTA synthase family protein: MRQSLRLVSGLYLKLSLLTIAVGFLLRIVLLFNEQTTDLGFSFGEWLQVFLLGAVNDLCAATIGFAFLWLFSMSVSETKYGKPWGYIILGILVAAFCYVTFCNTIFDEYGSVAPQIASAVLGYWAGTFALRLFFKGFRSYWTTVWFALIITLYVGAILFNGLSEYFFWSEFGVRYNFIAVDYLVYTNEVVGNIMESYPVVPMTLGLILVTLVVTWYLFRRDLALADRLKGWRWKAVAGPAYIAAVLLAVGLLNFNTRFQDSQNVYVNELQANGLYKFYDAFVKNELNYKQFYITEPEEQAEAFVHGIYGSTGDNLHAVRCEGPEIRRNIVLITIESMSASFMERFGNTNRLTPVLDSLYKQGLAFDRVYATGNRTVRGLEAVTLSLPPCPGQSIIKRPNNAGMHSTGALLREKGYNVKYFYGGNSYFDNMETFFSGNGYDIVDQRQYAPEEITFANIWGVCDEDAYRKVIRTLNEDAQSGKPFFAHVMTVSNHRPFTYPAGKISIPHDSKSRNGGVMYTDYALGEFFAEASRQPWFDNTIFLVTADHCASSAGRTEIPLNKYHIPALIYAPGFVEPQCVDGIVSQIDLMPTLLSLLNMSYDSHFFGRSIYDKQYVNRAFIATYQDLGYLEGDVFTILSPVRRFEQYRVVPTAENPHNLEPMEEKNRELVTRAVGYYQTSGEWNKR, from the coding sequence ATGCGCCAAAGTCTTCGGCTGGTTTCCGGCCTGTATCTCAAACTTAGCCTGCTCACAATCGCTGTAGGCTTCCTGTTACGCATCGTACTGCTCTTCAACGAGCAGACCACCGACCTCGGTTTCTCATTCGGCGAATGGCTGCAGGTTTTCCTGCTGGGCGCCGTGAACGACCTCTGCGCCGCGACGATCGGATTCGCGTTCCTATGGCTCTTCTCGATGAGCGTCTCCGAAACCAAGTACGGCAAACCGTGGGGCTACATCATCCTCGGAATTCTCGTTGCGGCATTCTGCTACGTGACCTTCTGCAACACGATCTTCGACGAATACGGCAGCGTCGCGCCGCAAATCGCCTCCGCCGTTTTGGGCTATTGGGCCGGCACGTTCGCCCTGCGTCTCTTTTTCAAGGGTTTCCGCAGCTACTGGACCACGGTATGGTTCGCGCTCATCATCACGCTCTACGTGGGCGCCATCCTCTTCAACGGACTCAGCGAATACTTCTTCTGGAGCGAATTCGGCGTACGCTACAACTTCATTGCGGTAGACTACCTCGTCTACACCAACGAGGTGGTCGGCAACATCATGGAGTCCTACCCCGTCGTGCCGATGACGCTGGGGCTGATCCTCGTGACGCTGGTCGTGACATGGTATCTCTTCCGCCGCGATCTGGCCCTCGCCGACCGGCTGAAAGGCTGGCGCTGGAAAGCGGTAGCAGGACCGGCGTACATCGCCGCCGTGCTCCTCGCCGTCGGACTGCTGAACTTCAACACCCGGTTTCAGGACAGCCAGAACGTCTATGTAAACGAGCTGCAGGCCAACGGACTCTACAAATTCTACGACGCATTCGTCAAGAACGAACTCAACTACAAGCAATTCTACATCACCGAACCCGAAGAGCAGGCCGAAGCCTTCGTCCATGGGATTTACGGCAGCACGGGCGACAACCTGCACGCCGTACGCTGCGAAGGACCCGAAATCCGCCGCAATATCGTGCTGATTACGATCGAGAGCATGAGTGCTTCGTTCATGGAGCGTTTCGGCAACACGAACCGTCTGACGCCCGTACTCGACTCGCTTTACAAGCAGGGACTCGCCTTCGACCGCGTATACGCGACAGGCAACCGCACGGTGCGCGGACTGGAAGCCGTAACCCTCTCGCTGCCGCCCTGCCCCGGCCAGAGCATCATCAAGCGGCCGAACAATGCCGGCATGCACTCCACGGGTGCGCTGCTGCGCGAAAAGGGCTATAACGTCAAGTATTTCTACGGCGGCAACAGCTACTTCGACAACATGGAGACCTTCTTTTCGGGCAACGGCTACGACATCGTGGACCAGCGGCAGTATGCGCCCGAAGAGATCACTTTCGCCAACATCTGGGGCGTATGCGACGAAGACGCCTACCGCAAGGTCATCCGCACGCTCAACGAAGACGCGCAGAGCGGCAAGCCCTTCTTCGCCCACGTCATGACGGTCAGCAACCACCGCCCCTTCACCTACCCGGCCGGAAAGATCAGCATTCCCCACGACTCGAAGTCCCGCAACGGCGGCGTGATGTATACCGACTACGCCCTCGGTGAGTTCTTCGCGGAGGCTTCGCGGCAGCCGTGGTTCGACAACACGATTTTCCTCGTCACGGCGGACCACTGCGCATCGAGCGCCGGCCGCACCGAGATTCCGCTGAACAAGTACCACATTCCGGCCCTGATCTACGCTCCGGGCTTCGTGGAGCCGCAGTGCGTCGACGGCATCGTCTCGCAGATCGACCTGATGCCAACGCTCCTCTCGCTGCTCAACATGAGCTACGACTCGCACTTCTTCGGCCGCAGCATATACGACAAGCAGTACGTCAACCGCGCATTCATCGCCACCTATCAGGATCTGGGCTACCTCGAAGGCGACGTGTTCACCATCCTCTCGCCCGTGCGGCGGTTCGAGCAATACCGCGTCGTTCCGACGGCGGAGAATCCCCACAACCTCGAACCGATGGAAGAGAAGAACCGGGAGCTGGTAACCCGCGCCGTCGGCTATTACCAGACTTCGGGCGAATGGAACAAACGCTGA
- a CDS encoding M16 family metallopeptidase codes for MLVIAAFAVTSAAAQFNPQQPIPADKDVRTGKLENGMTYYIRHNEKPKGQADFYILHDVGAIQENDSQQGLAHFLEHMAFNGTKNLPGKMLTEYLEKVGVKFGANLNAGTGWDQTTYMMKDVPTSREGIIDSALLILHDWSHFIALEPEEIDSERGVIMEELRTRDGASWRSTMKMLQALGKDTKYEHRNLIGYLDGLKGFHHKELEDFYNQWYRPDYQAVVVVGDIDVDAVENKIKTLMSDIPTPAADAARKETITVPDNEAPIISIYTDPEMQGSKIQLFVKRPALPEQMNNLIYGEMFDVIQAYMTTMENARLQEISMKPDAPFLGAGMGSGEIGVIPTLNATTFVAMTQDGKLAEGFEAIYTEMEKVRRYGFTQGEFERAQNDLMRRAERAYANRNDRRNGEFVQTYLNNYSKNTPMPDAETEWQLDSMLIKMINVEAVNGFAQQVIYPRNQVIVVTAPEKEGIVNPTAEELLAIREKVANAEIEAYEDNTVKEPLIPEGTVLKGSPVKKTAQDATLGTTEWTLANGVKVVVKPTTYKADEVRMSAVAKGGLSILSDEEFYMGEMMPAFNSMSGVGKFSATDLKKQLSGKSASVQPSVENYASAVNGYCSPKDLETMMQLLYLNFTQPRFDQNDYNTLMKMLRSQLDNVKSNPDYLMEEKFIDVAYGNNPRRQMISTEIIDKFSFEALPAIYRKLYPDANSFTFTIVGNVDLDALKPLVEKYIGSIPVSKKAMTFADDKCAPVKGDVTEEFTAPMQQPKVSVHYMFSGKMPYTLKDKAALTFLTQALNSRYLISIREEKGGTYGVQVSGSTEYIPDETYKLDIRFDTNEEMADELREIVMKEIREIAENGPKTEDIEKNREFMLKSWKNSLEQNAGWMNYIQAKYGPGLEYLKDYEQVIRSLTNADVQAMAKKVLGDNNLVKVVMRPAKEKAE; via the coding sequence ATGCTCGTCATCGCGGCATTCGCAGTGACAAGCGCAGCGGCCCAGTTCAATCCGCAGCAGCCGATTCCGGCGGACAAGGACGTCCGCACGGGCAAGCTCGAAAACGGAATGACCTACTACATCCGCCACAACGAAAAGCCGAAAGGACAGGCCGACTTCTACATTCTGCACGACGTCGGCGCCATTCAGGAGAACGATTCCCAGCAGGGTCTCGCCCACTTCCTCGAACACATGGCCTTCAACGGCACCAAGAACCTCCCCGGCAAGATGCTGACGGAGTATCTCGAAAAAGTAGGCGTGAAATTCGGCGCCAACCTCAATGCCGGCACCGGCTGGGACCAGACGACCTACATGATGAAGGACGTCCCCACTTCGCGCGAAGGCATCATCGACAGCGCCCTGCTGATCCTGCACGACTGGTCGCACTTCATCGCGCTCGAACCTGAGGAGATCGACTCCGAGCGCGGCGTCATCATGGAGGAGCTGCGCACCCGCGACGGCGCGTCGTGGCGTTCGACCATGAAGATGCTTCAGGCGCTCGGTAAGGACACAAAATACGAGCACCGCAACCTGATCGGCTACCTCGACGGACTGAAGGGCTTCCACCACAAGGAGCTGGAGGACTTCTACAACCAGTGGTACCGCCCCGATTATCAGGCGGTCGTCGTGGTCGGTGACATCGACGTGGATGCCGTAGAAAACAAGATCAAGACGCTCATGAGCGACATTCCGACTCCCGCGGCCGACGCCGCCCGGAAAGAGACGATCACCGTTCCCGACAATGAGGCCCCGATCATCAGCATCTACACCGATCCCGAAATGCAGGGTTCCAAAATCCAACTCTTCGTGAAGCGTCCGGCGCTTCCCGAACAGATGAACAACCTGATATACGGCGAAATGTTCGACGTCATACAGGCCTACATGACCACCATGGAAAACGCCCGTCTGCAGGAGATTTCGATGAAACCCGACGCACCGTTCCTCGGCGCAGGCATGGGTTCGGGCGAAATCGGCGTGATTCCGACGCTCAACGCGACGACGTTCGTGGCCATGACGCAGGACGGCAAACTGGCCGAAGGTTTCGAAGCCATCTACACCGAAATGGAGAAAGTCCGCCGCTACGGCTTCACGCAGGGCGAATTCGAACGCGCCCAGAACGACCTGATGCGCCGCGCCGAACGCGCCTACGCCAACCGCAACGACCGCCGCAACGGCGAGTTCGTACAGACCTATCTGAACAACTACTCGAAGAACACCCCGATGCCCGACGCCGAGACCGAGTGGCAGCTGGACAGCATGCTGATCAAGATGATCAACGTCGAGGCGGTCAACGGATTCGCCCAGCAGGTCATATATCCCCGCAATCAGGTGATCGTCGTCACGGCGCCCGAAAAGGAAGGCATCGTGAATCCGACGGCCGAGGAGCTGCTCGCCATCCGCGAGAAAGTCGCCAACGCCGAAATCGAGGCGTATGAGGACAACACCGTCAAGGAGCCGCTGATCCCGGAAGGCACCGTACTGAAAGGTTCGCCCGTAAAGAAAACGGCACAGGACGCCACGCTCGGCACGACCGAGTGGACGCTCGCCAACGGCGTGAAGGTAGTCGTGAAGCCCACGACCTACAAGGCCGACGAGGTGCGCATGAGCGCCGTGGCCAAAGGCGGACTGTCGATCCTCTCGGACGAGGAGTTCTACATGGGCGAGATGATGCCTGCATTCAACTCGATGTCGGGCGTCGGCAAATTCTCGGCGACGGATCTCAAGAAACAGCTTTCGGGCAAGTCGGCTTCGGTTCAGCCCTCGGTGGAGAACTATGCCAGCGCCGTGAACGGCTACTGCTCGCCCAAAGACCTCGAAACGATGATGCAGCTGCTCTACCTGAATTTCACGCAGCCGCGCTTCGACCAGAACGACTACAACACGCTGATGAAGATGCTGCGCTCGCAGCTCGACAACGTGAAGTCGAATCCCGACTACCTGATGGAGGAGAAATTCATCGACGTGGCCTACGGCAACAACCCGCGCCGCCAGATGATTTCGACCGAGATCATCGACAAGTTCAGCTTCGAAGCCCTGCCGGCGATCTACAGAAAGCTCTATCCGGATGCCAACAGCTTTACGTTCACCATCGTGGGCAATGTGGACCTCGACGCGCTGAAACCGCTCGTGGAGAAGTATATCGGTTCGATTCCCGTGTCGAAGAAGGCCATGACGTTCGCTGACGACAAGTGCGCCCCCGTCAAGGGCGACGTGACGGAGGAGTTTACGGCGCCGATGCAGCAGCCGAAAGTCTCGGTACACTACATGTTCTCCGGCAAGATGCCCTACACGCTCAAGGACAAAGCGGCCCTGACGTTCCTCACGCAGGCGCTCAACTCGCGCTACCTGATTTCGATCCGCGAGGAGAAGGGCGGCACGTACGGCGTGCAGGTTTCGGGTTCGACTGAGTATATTCCCGACGAGACCTACAAGCTGGATATCCGCTTCGACACGAACGAAGAGATGGCGGACGAGCTGCGCGAGATCGTGATGAAGGAGATCCGGGAGATCGCCGAGAACGGCCCCAAGACCGAGGACATCGAGAAGAACCGCGAATTCATGCTCAAGAGCTGGAAAAACAGTCTGGAGCAGAACGCCGGCTGGATGAACTACATTCAGGCCAAATACGGTCCGGGACTGGAATACCTGAAAGATTACGAGCAGGTGATCAGGTCGCTCACCAACGCCGACGTACAGGCCATGGCCAAGAAGGTCCTCGGCGACAACAACCTCGTGAAGGTCGTCATGCGCCCCGCGAAGGAAAAGGCCGAATAA
- a CDS encoding helix-turn-helix domain-containing protein — protein MAIIINIDVMMAKRKMSLGELAERVDITPANLSILKNGKAKAIRFSTLEAICRELDCQPGDIIEYRPDQPSEE, from the coding sequence ATGGCTATAATCATCAATATAGACGTCATGATGGCAAAGCGCAAGATGTCGCTCGGCGAACTCGCCGAACGCGTGGACATCACGCCCGCCAACCTCTCGATCCTCAAAAACGGGAAAGCGAAAGCCATCCGGTTCTCGACGCTCGAAGCGATCTGCCGCGAGCTGGACTGCCAGCCGGGAGACATCATCGAATACCGCCCGGACCAGCCGTCGGAAGAGTAA
- a CDS encoding DUF2975 domain-containing protein, with the protein MQNKKRLHKHLLMIYIIYFAALIVGFAASFVPDFSRGWRNAQNTLEMEIPQGGIRSYYVSAPVIRSAGEPIGIDNLPENITPTISRLDLKVTVDEAYTLGNAFKVMGNNSFCYLLMVITGLSYLTILVLIALIINSLRKSIRDEQPLRHSNILRTRAIGILILVGELSEAFMKYLNNNEAVRLLEGTSFEVVQTFPLSYWNVIVGILFLFMAEVLSLGTQLSEEQKLTI; encoded by the coding sequence ATGCAGAACAAAAAGAGACTGCACAAACATTTGCTGATGATCTACATCATCTACTTCGCGGCGCTGATCGTCGGCTTCGCCGCGAGTTTCGTGCCCGACTTTTCGCGGGGATGGCGCAACGCGCAGAATACGCTGGAGATGGAAATTCCGCAGGGAGGCATACGCTCCTACTACGTTTCGGCTCCGGTCATCCGCTCCGCCGGCGAACCTATAGGCATCGACAACCTGCCGGAGAACATCACTCCGACGATCAGCCGTCTCGACCTGAAGGTGACCGTGGACGAAGCCTACACGCTGGGCAACGCATTCAAGGTGATGGGCAACAACAGCTTCTGCTACCTGCTGATGGTCATCACGGGCCTTTCGTACCTGACGATCCTCGTACTGATCGCACTGATCATCAACTCGCTCCGCAAGTCGATCCGCGACGAGCAGCCGCTACGCCACAGCAACATCCTGCGCACGCGCGCCATCGGCATCCTAATTCTCGTGGGCGAGTTGAGCGAAGCCTTCATGAAGTACCTCAACAACAACGAGGCCGTCCGCCTGCTCGAAGGAACCTCCTTCGAAGTCGTGCAGACATTTCCGCTGAGTTACTGGAACGTGATCGTCGGCATTCTGTTCCTCTTCATGGCCGAAGTGCTCTCACTCGGCACGCAGCTCAGCGAAGAGCAGAAACTGACTATCTAA